A region of Ovis canadensis isolate MfBH-ARS-UI-01 breed Bighorn chromosome 19, ARS-UI_OviCan_v2, whole genome shotgun sequence DNA encodes the following proteins:
- the LOC138424831 gene encoding putative serine protease 46, with translation MACGQGALQGLTSPFSSARADSHLYVEGSWSRGCGQTNISCKNVNGNLVEVGKWPWQVSILFLGINVCSGSLIHRQWVLTAAHCLQRSKDPLSYSVKMGVQSLSENGTERPVARIMIHEDFTNLSQDLALLKLRDPVSWSPLIQPVCLPNPKLKPSFGSLCWMIGWGKVDIHVNPQSPYSLQEVAVKIINNDICNQQYKFLFLTNQKKLLGNDMICATSHLGMDTCQSNSGNSLVCQMDNTWIQMGVVSWSFSCNRRHFPGIYTSTSYFTDWMKKQIGDVKFVSRAGPACLSPVFLTSSILLISLGCLWLP, from the exons ATGGCCTGTGGGCAGGGAGCTCTTCAGGGCCTCACATCTCCATTTTCTTCTGCCAGGGCTGACAGTCACCTCTATGTTGAAG GGTCCTGGTCCCGGGGTTGTGGTCAGACTAACATCTCCTGCAAGAATGTGAACGGAAATCTAGTGGAGGTAGGCAAGTGGCCGTGGCAGGTGAGCATCCTGTTCCTGGGCATCAACGTCTGCAGCGGCTCCCTCATCCACCGCCAGTGGGTCCTTACAGCTGCACACTGCTTACAGAG ATCCAAGGACCCCTTGTCATACTCCGTGAAAATGGGAGTTCAGAGCCTCTCAGAAAATGGTACCGAACGTCCAGTCGCTCGCATCATGATTCATGAGGATTTCACTAACCTCTCCCAGGATCTTGCCCTCCTGAAGCTCAGGGACCCTGTCTCCTGGTCCCCACTCATCCAGCCTGTCTGTCTACCTAACCCCAAACTCAAGCCATCTTTTGGATCCCTGTGCTGGATGATCGGGTGGGGAAAAGTGGATATTCATG tgaACCCACAGTCCCCCTACAGCCTTCAGGAGGTGGCTGTCAAGATCATAAATAATGATATCTGCAATCAACAGTACAAGTTCCTCTTCTTGACAAACCAGAAGAAGTTACTTGGGAATGACATGATTTGTGCCACCTCACATTTGGGCATGGACACCTGTCAG AGTAACTCTGGCAATTCCCTGGTCTGCCAAATGGACAACACCTGGATTCAGATGGGGGTGGTGAGCTGGAGCTTTAGCTGCAACCGGCGCCACTTCCCGGGTATCTACACCAGCACCTCCTACTTCACTGACTGGATGAAGAAGCAGATCGGTGACGTGAAGTTCGTCAGCAGGGCCGGGCCTGCCTGCCTTAGCCCGGTCTTCCTCACTAGTTCCATCCTGCTGATCTCCTTGGGCTGCCTGTGGCTCCCGTGA
- the PRSS50 gene encoding probable threonine protease PRSS50, translating to MARRWPWMVSVRANGTHICAGTLIASEWVLTAAHCTTESDITYSVRAGSPWIDQITKTTIDTLAKEVIVHSRYRASRYWSWVGRANDIALLNLERPLQYSKYVWPICLPGLDYSVKDYSLCTVTGWGLPRVGGEWPQFRTIQEKEVTILNSTECDSLYHRFSKIPSLIQIINSQMICAKDVDREKFCYEISGEPLACPVQNVWHLVGVVSWGPGCKKSEAPPIYVHISSYQQWIWDRVSGQTLPAPSWALLLALLMLLSFLAAL from the exons ATGGCTCGACGGTGGCCGTGGATGGTCAGTGTGCGGGCCAATGGCACACACATCTGTGCAGGAACCCTCATTGCGTCCGAGTGGGTGCTGACTGCAGCCCACTGCACGACCGA GAGTGACATTACCTATTCAGTACGGGCGGGGAGTCCGTGGATTGACCAGATAACAAAGACTACCATCGACACCCTGGCAAAAGAGGTCATCGTGCACAGCCGTTATCGAGCCAGTCGGTACTGGTCCTGGGTTGGCCGGGCCAACGACATTGCCCTCCTCAACCTGGAGCGGCCGCTCCAGTACAGCAAGTATGTCTGGCCCATCTGCCTGCCTGGCTTGGACTATTCGGTGAAGGACTACTCGCTCTGCACTGTGACAGGCTGGGGACTCCCCAGGGTTGGTG GTGAATGGCCCCAATTTCGAACCATCCAGGAGAAGGAAGTCACCATCCTGAACAGCACAGAGTGTGACAGCCTCTACCACAGGTTCTCCAAAATCCCCTCTCTGATtcagatcatcaactcccagaTGATTTGTGCAAAGGACGTCGACAGGGAAAAATTCTGCTAC gaGATAAGTGGTGAGCCCTTGGCCTGTCCTGTGCAGAACGTATGGCATCTGGTGGGAGTGGTGAGCTGGGGCCCAGGCTGCAAGAAGAGCGAGGCTCCGCCTATCTACGTCCACATCTCCTCCTACCAACAGTGGATCTGGGACCGCGTCAGCGGGCAGACTCTGCCAGCCCCTTCCTGGGCCCTGCTCCTGGCACTCCTGATGCTCCTCAGCTTTCTTGCTGCCCTCTGA